The genomic DNA TAAACCACTACCAATAAAATAATAGGGAAAGTCTGCCCAATTAAAGACGTTTCCTAATACCATTTTTCCCCACCAAAATGAACGTAAATAATCTAAAAATGGTGTTTTCCATAATTGCAGAAATTCTAATAAACAAGTAATTGTCAAAACCCATAAGGGAATTTGCCAAACTGTGCGACGACTAGGAATAAACAAAAAAGCAAATAAACACCAGAATATCACATAAAAAATACCTCCTAATTCTTGATTTAACCAGGAAACAGAATAACGATATTTACTGTATAAAAGTCCAGTAATTAAAGTAATAATCAAAAAACTAAAAGTCCGTAAACGAATATCTTTAAATAAAATCATATCCTCTTCTCTGCGTTCTCTGCGCCTCTGCGGTTCGTTAATAAAAAAGGCTTGGTTTTTTTACCAAACCTTGGTTACAGAAGTGAAAGACTCTACCAAATTTAATCACTAATGATATTGATAATTTATCTATCTTCAGAGTTAACTTATCTTTTTTATCTGCGTCCATCTGCGTGTATCTGCGTTTAGTTCTCCCTTTTCTTCCTCATCAACTTTAAACACAATTCCCGAAAATGCTCACCCCTAATTTCAAAATTAGGATACTGATCAAAACTAGCACAAGCTGGAGATAATAACACCACCGAAGCTTGATATTTTTTCGCTAATTCTACGGACTTAATTACAGCTTTATCCATTGTTTCCACAATTTCAAAATTACCATATCCCACTGCTTCTAACCTTTGAGCAAAAGCATTTGCAGCATTACCAATAAGCAAAACAGCAGCAGTTTTATCTTTGATTTTATTTAACCAAGCTGTATCATCTCCGGCTTTTGCTTCTCCACCAGCTATTAAAATCGCCGGACTTTGTACCGATGCTAAACCAACTTCTGCTGCATCATAATTTGTGGCTTTACTATCATTAATAAAGTCAATTCCTGACCATGTACAAATATGTTCTAAGCGATGGGGAACACCAGGAAATTCACTGACTGCACGACAAATAGCTTCAATCTCAATTCCTGCTAACCTTGCTGCACCTACTGATACTAATAAATTTTGGAGGTTATGTTCTCCTACCATTTTTAAAGCGGAAACTTTGACAATTTGCTGAGTTTGTGAATTTGCAGATAGTTTTTCTATCACCCAACCATTTTCTATGTAAAAGCCTTTTTCACCTATTAAAAATTCTGCCCCTTTCACACTTGTCCAATAAGCATCTGGCCAATGATTTAAACCAATTTTGTGTAAATAAATATCGTCACCATTAAATATTTGCAACTGGGAATTATTTAACAGTTTAGCTTTAATATTATAGTAATTTTCTAATGTTTGATGACGGGCTAAATGATCTGGGGTAAAAGTTGTCCAAATACCAATTCTCGGTGCAAGAGTTACTGAAGATTCTATTTGATAACTACTCAGTTCACCAATTACCCAATCTGGTTTTTCTGCTGCTAAAGCTACTTCACAAGCAGCGTAACCGATGTTACCACAGGCAGGGGCATTAAATCCCGCAGATTGGAATATGGCAGCAGTTAAAGCTGTGGTGGTGGTTTTACCGTTTGTACCTGTAATTGCTACCCAAGGAATGTTTTGCAAATGTCTCCATGCAAATTCCATTTCCCCGATAGTTTCTATTCCTAAATCTCTTGCTTTGCGTAAGATGGGAATATCCCAAGGTACACCAGGACTGACAACTATTAATTTCGGTAAATCTGAATTTTCAAGGTCTGGTGTGTGTCCTAAGTTGACGGTAATTTGTTCCTGTGCAAGTTGTTGTTGTTGTTCCAGGAGGTTTGGGGAGGTGCTACTATCGCTTATTTCTACCTCCCAACCTTCCTGTTTCAACAATCTTGCCGCAGCAATACCGGACTTTCCCAATCCAATCACAAAGGCTTCTGGCATAGACTGTGTAGTATCCCTGGTTAAGCTACTTTATCCTAACGTTTATTGGCAAAAATTACACCTGTTTTTGTTGCTTTTGGCTACAGATTTTTGACAATTGCCCCAAAGTCGGCTAAAACACGGGCATGATTTCGCAATAATCCCAGCAAATTTAAACGATTTCGCTTAATATCTGGGTTGGAATCCATGACTAACACGCTATCTTCACCATCAAAGAATTTGCTGACTGTAGGGGCAATTTTTTCTAGTGCGGCTATTAATAGTTGATAGTTGCGTGTTTGTTGTGCGGTTTGGGTTTGGGGGACTAATTCTACTAAGGCGTTGTAAAATGCAGATTCAGATGATTTTTGGAATAATTCGGAATTAATTAATGTTTTTGGTGCTAATTGTTGATAGTCTAAATCTCCTTGTGCAGCTAAACGGGTAGAACGGTTAACGGTTTCGTAGATTTTATCTAATGTACCATCGTTGCGGATTTGTTGTAAATAAATTGCGCGATCGCGTACATCTAATAAATCCTGTAATGCGCGTTCTGTGTATTCTGGATCATTTTCTCCTAAAACCGCATTTACCAAGTCATAATCTATCTGTTTTTCTTCTTGTAATAAGGTGCGAATCCTTTGTAAGAAAAATTCTTGTAATGTGGAAATCAAAGATTTGGCATTTTTGTTAAATGTAGATGCAAAGTTTGTCGCTATTTGGGTTAATAGCTGTTCTAAATTAATCTGTAAATTCGCAAACCAGGTAATATTAATAATTGCATTAGCAGCGCGACGTAATGCAAAGGGATCTGATGAACCTGTGGGAATTAAACCTAAACCAAAGATACTAATTAATGTATCTAGTCTATCTGCTAAACCTACTATTTGTCCTGTTAATGTTTGGGGAAAAATGTCATCAGCATTTCTAGGTAAATAATGTTCAAAAATCGCTCTTGCTACTTCTGCATCTTCACCACTTGCTAGTGCGTATTTTTCACCCATTATTCCTTGTAATTCTGGAAATTCATAGACCATTTGGGTGACTAAATCGGCTTTACATAATAAAGCTGCACGTTGGATTTTTTGACTTTCACTATTTCCTAATTGCAGTTGTTGAGAGATGAGATTAGCAATATTAACTACTCTCTCAACTTTGGCACGAACTGAACCTAAATCTTCTTGAAATGTGACTTTTTCTAATTGGGGTAAAAAGCTTTCTAAGGGTTTAGCTAAATCAGCATCATAGAAAAATCTCCCATCTGCTAACCGCGCTTTAATTACTCTGGCATTTCCGACAGCAATGACATCTGATTTTGTGGGATCTCCGTTAGAAACTGTGACAAAAAATGGTAACAGGTCTTTATTTTGGGAAGTTTTAAAAACGGGAAAGTAACGCTGATGTGTCACCATAACTGTAGTCGAAACTTCGGTGGGTAATTTGAGAAATTCTTCTTCAAATTTACCAACTACTGCTGTAGGATATTCTACTAAATTAGTAGTTTCTGTTAATAAGTCTGGGTAAATTTCTGTGAAACCGCCTAATATTTGGACTGTGGTTTTAACTTGGTCTGTAATAATTTTTTCCCGTTCTTCTGGTTTCACAATTACATAACCAGAACGGAGGTTATCTACATATTCGGTTGCGTGGGAAATAGTGATTGATTCGGGATGTAAAACGCGATGTGCTTGAGAAATTCTATCACTCTTAACTATCTTTTCACCGTTGTTTAATTCTAAGGGTAAAACGTCCCCATCTAACAAAGCAACTAACCAGCGAATAGGACGGGAAAACCTACCATCACCGCTTCCCCACCGCATTAACCGCTTTCCTTCCAAACTCCAAACCCACTGGGGTACAAGTTCTGTCAAAATGTCTGCAACTGGCCGTCCTGGTGTCTTTTTCTGAACAAAGACAAAATCACCTTTATCCGTAGCACGAATTTCTAAAGCTGACAGTTCTACACCTTGTTTTTTAGCGAAACCTTCTGCTGCTTTTGTGGGTTGACCATCTTTAAATGCTGCTTGTGCAGGTGGTCCTTTAATTTCTTCTTCTTTGTCTGGTTGTTGGGATGGTAAACCGGTGATGAGAACCGCTAACCGTCGGGGAGTTCCATAAACTTCTACGGTTTCCGCTTGTAAACTGTTAGCTTCCAGAGTTTGAGGAATGCGCGATCGCCATTGTAATATGGCATTACTCAGAAAACTTGCGGGTAGTTCTTCTGTACCAACTTCTAATAAAAATGCAGTCATAAGGTCACTAATGTTGATCAGTCAATTCCATCAGTTTACCTTGTGATTAGGCTGTGGTGAACAAGATATGGGACTTCTTAGGGATATCAGCATTAATTGGCGTTGTATGATAGGGATTGATTAGGAGGTAATTTTTATGTTAAAGCGTATTTATATTGATAATTTTCAGTGCTTGGTAAATTTTGAATTGAATTTTGATTCTATTAATTTATTTCTTGGTGGTAATGGTTCAGGTAAGTCAACTGTGTTTGATGTTTTATGGAGGTTGCAATTTTTTATCCTTGGTTTATCTAAAGTAGAGGGAGTTTTTCAAGGTTTCACACGCACTCGTTGGCAGACTTTACCAATTCAGAGGTTTGAGATAGAAATTGATGGTAATGGAGGTACTTACAAATATGAATTATCAATTGAACACAATCAAGAACAGAGCTATGTTAGGCATGAAAATTTAAGCTTTAATAATCAAATATTATTGAATTTTGAAATGGGAGAAGTACAAACATTTAATGATGATTATACAGCAGGACCAAAATATCCTTTTGATTGGTCACAATCTATATTACCTTTCTTCCTTCCAAGGCATGATAATACAAAGTTAACATGGTTCAAAAAAAGAATGGAGCGATTTATTATCGTCAGGATTATTCCCTCTATAATGTCTCCAATCAGTGAACAAGAACAAATATTATTAAATCCTGCTATGGATAATTATGTCTCTTGGTATCGTTACATTTCACAAGATCAGGGCAAAGTAGCAGAATTAATACAGGTACTTAAACAAATCTTAAATGGTTTTGTGAGTTTTAAATTTGAACAATCTGGAGATAAATATACATTTCTGAAATTAAGATTCGCCAATGATTCAGATCGAAAAAACATAATTGAATATGGATTTGGTGAATTATCAGATGGACAAAGAATTTTGATTGCTCTGTATACTCTTATCTATTGCACTAAATCAGAAGATTATACCCTTTGCATTGATGAACCAGAAAACTTTTTAGCACTTCCAGAAATTCAACCTTGGTTAAGACAACTATATGATTTTTGTGATGAGGAAAAACTACAATCTTTATTAATTTCCCATCATCCTGAATGTATTAATTACCTGTTAGCTTCACCAATTGGTTATTGGTTTGAACGTCAGAGTAATGCACCTGTGAGAGTCAGAAAAATTAGTAATGAAGAAGCTGATGATGCAGGATTAAAAATTTCTGAACTAATTGCACGAGGATGGTTAAAATGAGCCAAAAAAGAGTGCAAATTGTGATCTTATGTGAGGATAAACAACAGGAGGTTTTTGCAATTCATTTTTTGCAAAAGCGGGGTTTTATTATAGATAGGAATATCCGCACTGAAATTTGTCCTAAAGGTGCGGGTGAGCAGTTTGTTAGAGAAAAATATGCAAAAGAAGTGGTAGAATATCGCAGACAAAAAAATAAGCGTGCAGGAATGTTAATTGTTTTAATTGATGCAGATAAAAAAACTGTAGAAGAGAGACTCAAGCAGTTAAATGATGCACTCAAAGAAAATTCTCATCCACAGCGTCAAATTGATGAAGCTATAGCAGTTTTTGTTCCTAAAAGAAATATTGAAACTTGGATACATTATCTCCAGGATGAAAATGTTGATGAGGAAACAGAATATCCAAAATTTAAAAAGCAGTCAGATTGTAAACCATACATTGAGCAATTAGTCAATCAATGTTATCAAGGTAATTTAAACGAAAATGCCCCTCATTCTCTGAAAACTGCTTGTGGAGAATTACAAAGAATTTTACCATTATTAAATTAATTCATCAATCAGTAAATAAAGAAAACTCTGATTTCACATTCCACTTTTTCCCGTCATGCAGCAGTAAAGTGATATTTTCAGCCACAAATTCAAAATATACCTGACGTTCTTTAAATTTATCCCAAGCTGTATAAAAATCAGACTTTTTTAAATCTCTCCGCGCTACAGTTAAATGAGGATGAAAAGAATGATTATTTCTACCTTTACTAACTATTCCTAATTTACCTTCTACATCATTAACTAAGTTTGATTGTAATGTTAAAAGTGCTTGATTTTTAATCACATTCATGTATATAACACGAGGTGGAAAAGCTGCAAAACCATCCAATTCGATAGGTAAATAATTTTGATTTTTGGCGAAATTTTCCAAAAAAGTTTCTAAAATTGAGATTTCCCGATCTGCCATTATAAAAGGTGGTTGGAGGGTAATATGTGGAGGAGAATTTTGAGCGCCACGACTATCATAATTATCAACAAAATATTGTTTAATGTCGTTAGCGTAGTCCTGAATATGTTGGGGTGGAAGAATAGCAATAAAAAAACGATTCATAAATTGAGTTATCAGTTATCAAATTACTGTCACCTGTCACCTATTTCTTTTATGATATTTTAGGAAAAATCTAAACTACCTAATTAGTATGCCTTGGTTTGTTAAAATTGAAACGGGTATGGTGGATAAACGCATCTTTGATCAGTACGTACCAGCCCATACAGCCTACGTAAAAGAGTTAATAGACAAAGGACACAAAGCCAAAACAGGTTATTGGGCAGAAAAAGGGGGAGGGATGATGTTATTTGAGGCCGCATCAATGGATGAAGCAAAGGCGATAGTAGCCGCAGATCCCTTAGTAGCCAACGGTTGTGTCAATTATCAGCTACACGAATGGAAAATTGTTGTCGAATAATGCACAATTTTAGAAATTTGATGTTATGATTACTTTTAGACCTGGATCTATGCGATCTCAACGCCCAAATCTTGTCAGGACCGGAAGGTAGCAGCAACACGGGATGCTTGCGGTAGGCGTAGTCTCCGGGTCGCCCTATTTTTAGGAGTGCTTTGCAGCAATGCCTGGTTTTGGAGATATTGTTCAAAAAGCTTTTTACCTTGGTGTAGGCTTGGCTTCTTACGCTGGTGAAAAAGCTGGGGGGAAATTAGCCGAACTGCGATCGCAAGTACAAAAGCTGGCTGATGAAATGGTAGCTAAGGGTGAAATGAACACTGAAGAAGCTCGTCGTTTCGTAGAAGATATGATGAGACAAGCCCAAAAGAACCAAACATCTGGTGAAACTTCAGAAAAAACAGCACCTTCTGAACCTCGTCGCATCGAAATATTAGAGGTAGAAGAAGACACCGCTGTCAAAGAACCACCACAGGAGAAAGTAACTGATCTCCGTCAGCAAGTACAAGAACTACAAGAACAATTAAAAAAACTAAAACGCGATCAGTAGCTAATTCTTCATTCTGAACATTAGCTAATTTGGTGTTTTTGGGAATGACGCTCTGTGTAAAACTGGTTTAATGTGTATGGCTAATGCTCTGTTTTAGCACTAATAACCAGGGAAGATAAGCGTCCTGTTGATAGCCAGTGAGACAGTTAAGCTTATGGAACCGTGGGAAAAAGACTTAGTTGAAATTATCGAAACCGTGGCCGATGAAGTAGAGCGTTTCTTCCAAGGAATTAATGATATGGTAGATTCATTTTTTGAACTGACGGAAGAAATTACCTTTGAGGTACAGAATAACATTGCTGCGGACATTGACCAGTATTTACAAGAACTAGCTGAACCATTGCTGGAAATTTACTGGGATATGGAAGATATAGTATCAGATGTAGATCCTGGTTTTCCGTATCAGGTAGAAGCAACAACGGAACAAAATCCTGCTTGTATGGGTTGTAGCCATTATCATGGACAGGTTTATGGTGGTAATTTATTAGTTTGTGCAATGCACCCCCAAGGTTGGGATGATGAAAGTTGTCCAGACT from Okeanomitos corallinicola TIOX110 includes the following:
- a CDS encoding DUF2809 domain-containing protein, whose amino-acid sequence is MILFKDIRLRTFSFLIITLITGLLYSKYRYSVSWLNQELGGIFYVIFWCLFAFLFIPSRRTVWQIPLWVLTITCLLEFLQLWKTPFLDYLRSFWWGKMVLGNVFNWADFPYYFIGSGLGWLGLKMIWNVKDKHKNKPGNEFPV
- the murD gene encoding UDP-N-acetylmuramoyl-L-alanine--D-glutamate ligase, with product MPEAFVIGLGKSGIAAARLLKQEGWEVEISDSSTSPNLLEQQQQLAQEQITVNLGHTPDLENSDLPKLIVVSPGVPWDIPILRKARDLGIETIGEMEFAWRHLQNIPWVAITGTNGKTTTTALTAAIFQSAGFNAPACGNIGYAACEVALAAEKPDWVIGELSSYQIESSVTLAPRIGIWTTFTPDHLARHQTLENYYNIKAKLLNNSQLQIFNGDDIYLHKIGLNHWPDAYWTSVKGAEFLIGEKGFYIENGWVIEKLSANSQTQQIVKVSALKMVGEHNLQNLLVSVGAARLAGIEIEAICRAVSEFPGVPHRLEHICTWSGIDFINDSKATNYDAAEVGLASVQSPAILIAGGEAKAGDDTAWLNKIKDKTAAVLLIGNAANAFAQRLEAVGYGNFEIVETMDKAVIKSVELAKKYQASVVLLSPACASFDQYPNFEIRGEHFRELCLKLMRKKREN
- the glyS gene encoding glycine--tRNA ligase subunit beta — translated: MTAFLLEVGTEELPASFLSNAILQWRSRIPQTLEANSLQAETVEVYGTPRRLAVLITGLPSQQPDKEEEIKGPPAQAAFKDGQPTKAAEGFAKKQGVELSALEIRATDKGDFVFVQKKTPGRPVADILTELVPQWVWSLEGKRLMRWGSGDGRFSRPIRWLVALLDGDVLPLELNNGEKIVKSDRISQAHRVLHPESITISHATEYVDNLRSGYVIVKPEEREKIITDQVKTTVQILGGFTEIYPDLLTETTNLVEYPTAVVGKFEEEFLKLPTEVSTTVMVTHQRYFPVFKTSQNKDLLPFFVTVSNGDPTKSDVIAVGNARVIKARLADGRFFYDADLAKPLESFLPQLEKVTFQEDLGSVRAKVERVVNIANLISQQLQLGNSESQKIQRAALLCKADLVTQMVYEFPELQGIMGEKYALASGEDAEVARAIFEHYLPRNADDIFPQTLTGQIVGLADRLDTLISIFGLGLIPTGSSDPFALRRAANAIINITWFANLQINLEQLLTQIATNFASTFNKNAKSLISTLQEFFLQRIRTLLQEEKQIDYDLVNAVLGENDPEYTERALQDLLDVRDRAIYLQQIRNDGTLDKIYETVNRSTRLAAQGDLDYQQLAPKTLINSELFQKSSESAFYNALVELVPQTQTAQQTRNYQLLIAALEKIAPTVSKFFDGEDSVLVMDSNPDIKRNRLNLLGLLRNHARVLADFGAIVKNL
- a CDS encoding ATP-binding protein yields the protein MLKRIYIDNFQCLVNFELNFDSINLFLGGNGSGKSTVFDVLWRLQFFILGLSKVEGVFQGFTRTRWQTLPIQRFEIEIDGNGGTYKYELSIEHNQEQSYVRHENLSFNNQILLNFEMGEVQTFNDDYTAGPKYPFDWSQSILPFFLPRHDNTKLTWFKKRMERFIIVRIIPSIMSPISEQEQILLNPAMDNYVSWYRYISQDQGKVAELIQVLKQILNGFVSFKFEQSGDKYTFLKLRFANDSDRKNIIEYGFGELSDGQRILIALYTLIYCTKSEDYTLCIDEPENFLALPEIQPWLRQLYDFCDEEKLQSLLISHHPECINYLLASPIGYWFERQSNAPVRVRKISNEEADDAGLKISELIARGWLK
- a CDS encoding 2'-5' RNA ligase family protein: MNRFFIAILPPQHIQDYANDIKQYFVDNYDSRGAQNSPPHITLQPPFIMADREISILETFLENFAKNQNYLPIELDGFAAFPPRVIYMNVIKNQALLTLQSNLVNDVEGKLGIVSKGRNNHSFHPHLTVARRDLKKSDFYTAWDKFKERQVYFEFVAENITLLLHDGKKWNVKSEFSLFTD
- a CDS encoding YciI family protein; protein product: MPWFVKIETGMVDKRIFDQYVPAHTAYVKELIDKGHKAKTGYWAEKGGGMMLFEAASMDEAKAIVAADPLVANGCVNYQLHEWKIVVE